One region of Planctomycetota bacterium genomic DNA includes:
- a CDS encoding CotH kinase family protein, whose translation MRRAMSVALLALLAACGDEGEGRPAQQVLGPGPAPPGGGPDPFDDGVLATWRITMDPADWDRIVADPHDNTWRRGTVEWQGELYADVAIRPSGNRSRIPGNPKPSLRLEFDEFLPAREFHGFSTIKLDAMIHDSTMMRARLEYPVYAARGVPAPRYVHARLYVNGRYQGLYGVEERVGKEFVRKRLGRPVQQLYRWAASATMHDLLWVGPEPIANYVPRMWIPEIEELPPDAEGVRELCRRLHEDAARVPEIFDVESFLNLIAAETLLGEGDQYVAGREGERSANIHLYKSPASGKYMILPWDCDQGFWRPETAVTHGFENRVLTRVLVLWNPAHMARYRQILRELIAGPFATERVHARVDYILEQIRTAAHEDPLKPWTSETFEARVQALKRYVADRNAAFLGQLAGPP comes from the coding sequence ATGAGACGCGCGATGAGCGTGGCGCTGCTGGCCTTGCTGGCGGCGTGCGGGGACGAAGGGGAAGGGCGTCCGGCCCAGCAGGTCCTGGGCCCCGGACCCGCGCCCCCCGGGGGAGGCCCGGACCCCTTCGACGACGGGGTTCTGGCCACCTGGCGGATCACGATGGATCCGGCGGACTGGGACCGGATCGTGGCCGATCCCCACGACAACACCTGGCGCCGGGGAACCGTGGAGTGGCAGGGGGAACTCTACGCGGACGTCGCCATCCGTCCCAGCGGCAACCGCTCGCGGATCCCCGGCAACCCGAAGCCCTCCCTGCGCCTGGAATTCGACGAGTTCCTCCCCGCGCGGGAATTTCACGGCTTCAGCACGATCAAGCTCGACGCGATGATCCATGACTCCACGATGATGCGGGCGCGGCTGGAGTACCCGGTTTACGCCGCCCGCGGCGTCCCCGCCCCCCGCTACGTCCACGCCCGGCTCTACGTCAACGGCCGGTACCAGGGGCTTTACGGAGTGGAGGAGCGCGTCGGCAAGGAATTCGTCCGCAAGCGGCTGGGGCGGCCCGTCCAGCAGCTCTACCGGTGGGCGGCGTCGGCCACGATGCACGACCTTCTATGGGTAGGTCCCGAGCCGATCGCCAACTACGTGCCGCGCATGTGGATCCCCGAGATCGAGGAACTCCCGCCGGACGCGGAGGGAGTCCGGGAGCTGTGCCGGCGCCTCCACGAGGACGCGGCGCGCGTGCCGGAGATCTTCGACGTGGAGAGCTTCCTCAACCTCATCGCGGCGGAAACGCTCCTGGGGGAGGGCGACCAGTACGTCGCGGGCCGCGAAGGAGAGCGGAGCGCCAACATTCATCTCTACAAGTCCCCGGCGAGCGGCAAGTACATGATTCTGCCGTGGGACTGCGACCAGGGCTTCTGGCGTCCCGAAACGGCGGTGACCCACGGGTTCGAGAACCGCGTGCTCACGCGCGTGCTGGTCCTGTGGAATCCCGCCCACATGGCCCGTTACCGCCAGATCCTGCGGGAGCTGATCGCCGGCCCCTTCGCCACGGAGCGCGTCCATGCGCGCGTCGATTACATCCTCGAGCAGATCCGGACCGCCGCTCACGAAGATCCGCTCAAGCCCTGGACCTCCGAAACGTTCGAAGCGCGGGTCCAGGCCCTCAAGAGATACGTCGCGGACCGCAATGCCGCCTTTCTCGGCCAGCTCGCAGGCCCCCCCTGA
- a CDS encoding KGG domain-containing protein, translating to MPRRYYEEEEEEERGGRHGRRSREEAGRRGAEARWGREYGGEEEEYRPRGRRGFAALDPEEQREIARRGGYAAQEERSPEERREIGRRGGYAAQEARSPEEREEIGRRGGRARWESEEAEEALERGEYRRGGRHPMGFAALEPEEQREIARRGGESVPYETRREIGRRGGRARWGEEEEGEERPRRRYRQEEEEY from the coding sequence ATGCCCAGACGGTATTACGAGGAAGAGGAAGAAGAGGAGCGCGGAGGCCGGCACGGCCGGCGGTCGCGCGAGGAAGCGGGCCGGCGCGGAGCCGAGGCCCGCTGGGGCCGGGAGTACGGCGGCGAGGAGGAAGAGTACCGTCCGCGGGGCCGTCGCGGGTTCGCCGCCCTGGACCCCGAAGAGCAGCGCGAGATCGCCCGCCGAGGGGGCTATGCCGCTCAGGAGGAACGGTCGCCCGAAGAGCGCCGCGAGATCGGCCGCCGCGGAGGATATGCCGCCCAGGAGGCGCGCAGCCCCGAGGAGCGCGAGGAGATCGGCCGCCGCGGAGGTCGCGCCCGCTGGGAGAGCGAGGAGGCCGAAGAGGCCCTCGAGCGCGGCGAGTACCGCCGGGGCGGTCGCCATCCGATGGGCTTCGCCGCCCTGGAGCCCGAAGAGCAGCGCGAGATCGCCCGGCGCGGAGGCGAATCCGTCCCCTACGAGACCCGGCGCGAAATCGGCCGCCGGGGCGGCCGCGCGCGATGGGGCGAAGAGGAAGAAGGGGAGGAACGTCCGCGCCGCCGATATCGGCAGGAGGAAGAAGAGTATTGA